The following coding sequences lie in one Gammaproteobacteria bacterium genomic window:
- the nfi gene encoding deoxyribonuclease V, whose protein sequence is MKTATPDLWPHTVQEAIAIQNTLRDKVITQDQLGEVHHVGGVDVGFERDNTVVRAAAVVLNFPGLELVDSALARAPVTFPYVPGLLSFRELPAVLEALKLLKITPDLILCDGQGIAHPRRIGIASHLGVLTDIPTIGVAKSLLIGTHEQLPSERGAWQPLRDRGEIIGAALRTRANVAPVYVSPGHRVSLPTAIHYVLACTTKYRLPETTRHAHRLASVLK, encoded by the coding sequence GTGAAGACTGCGACCCCTGATCTGTGGCCCCACACCGTTCAGGAGGCCATTGCCATCCAGAACACCTTGCGCGACAAGGTCATTACGCAAGACCAGCTAGGCGAGGTGCACCACGTCGGCGGGGTGGATGTCGGCTTCGAGAGAGACAATACTGTGGTGCGCGCCGCGGCGGTAGTGTTGAATTTTCCTGGATTGGAGCTTGTGGACTCCGCGCTCGCCCGAGCGCCCGTCACTTTTCCTTATGTGCCGGGGCTGCTCTCCTTCCGTGAGCTGCCCGCCGTGCTGGAGGCTCTGAAACTTTTGAAAATAACCCCGGATCTGATCTTGTGTGACGGGCAGGGTATCGCGCACCCGCGCCGCATCGGCATCGCCAGCCATCTGGGCGTACTCACCGATATACCCACCATAGGCGTTGCGAAATCCTTATTGATCGGCACGCATGAACAATTACCATCAGAACGCGGCGCCTGGCAACCACTCAGGGACCGGGGCGAGATCATCGGCGCGGCGCTGCGCACGCGCGCCAACGTCGCCCCTGTCTATGTCTCCCCCGGCCATCGGGTGAGCCTCCCCACCGCCATTCATTATGTGCTGGCCTGCACGACCAAATACCGCCTGCCGGAAACCACGCGTCACGCGCACCGCCTGGCCTCGGTTTTGAAGTGA
- a CDS encoding citrate transporter has translation MSPFNIPLEFIFFGLTLLGVAILHRRSFEVAACGLAVIIAYKVFVHDLDLLSHLAHEWRLLLNLFGLLIGFAMLARHFEDSGVPELLPRWLPDDWKGGFVLLVLIALLSTFLDNIAAAVIGGVVAKKVFNGRVTVGYLAAIVAAANAGGAGSVIGDTTTTMMWIAGVPALHVADAFIAAIVALIFSGVIASRAQHRVQPIRKNPPRGAHVHPEEIGVFGVLVLARLAIVVLIVSGLITTNVLLDFPAIGAWLAILAGGFFHPIPWGEARKALKGSSFLVALVLAASLMPVKTLPEPSWQTAFGLGWISAVFDNIPLTALALQQGGYDWGLLAFAVGYGGSMIWFGSSAGVAISNIFPDAKNTLRWIKEGWHVPVAYVLGFFVMLWLLGWKPD, from the coding sequence ATGAGCCCGTTCAACATCCCCCTCGAATTCATCTTCTTCGGACTCACCCTGCTAGGAGTAGCCATCTTACACCGCCGCAGCTTCGAGGTAGCGGCGTGTGGACTTGCCGTGATCATAGCCTACAAAGTATTCGTGCACGACCTGGATCTGTTGTCGCATCTGGCGCATGAGTGGCGGCTGCTGCTCAACCTGTTCGGCCTGCTGATCGGCTTTGCCATGCTTGCGCGGCACTTTGAAGATTCCGGCGTACCGGAACTGCTGCCGCGCTGGCTGCCGGATGACTGGAAGGGCGGTTTCGTGTTGCTGGTGCTGATTGCACTGCTCTCTACCTTTCTTGATAACATCGCCGCTGCGGTGATCGGCGGTGTGGTGGCGAAAAAGGTATTTAATGGCCGCGTGACGGTGGGCTACCTCGCCGCCATCGTCGCGGCAGCCAACGCGGGCGGTGCGGGCTCGGTGATCGGCGATACCACCACTACGATGATGTGGATCGCCGGTGTGCCGGCGCTGCATGTGGCCGATGCCTTCATCGCCGCCATCGTCGCGCTGATCTTCTCCGGCGTGATTGCGAGCCGCGCCCAGCATCGCGTGCAGCCCATACGCAAAAATCCTCCGCGCGGCGCCCATGTGCACCCTGAGGAGATCGGCGTATTCGGTGTGCTGGTGCTGGCGCGGCTCGCCATTGTAGTGCTCATTGTCAGCGGGCTCATCACCACCAATGTGCTGCTGGATTTTCCGGCCATCGGCGCCTGGCTTGCCATTCTGGCAGGCGGGTTTTTTCACCCTATCCCTTGGGGCGAAGCGCGCAAGGCGCTCAAAGGGTCGTCGTTTCTGGTCGCGTTGGTGCTCGCCGCCTCGCTGATGCCGGTCAAGACTTTGCCAGAGCCTTCATGGCAGACGGCCTTCGGCCTGGGCTGGATCAGCGCGGTATTCGACAACATCCCACTCACCGCGCTCGCCTTGCAGCAGGGTGGCTACGACTGGGGGCTGCTGGCCTTCGCCGTGGGCTACGGCGGCTCGATGATCTGGTTCGGCTCTTCGGCGGGCGTGGCGATCAGCAATATTTTTCCCGATGCAAAAAACACCCTGCGCTGGATCAAGGAGGGCTGGCATGTTCCGGTGGCCTATGTGCTGGGATTTTTTGTCATGCTATGGCTTTTGGGATGGAAGCCTGATTGA
- a CDS encoding phosphate-starvation-inducible PsiE family protein, with protein MKRTPQSHDSLVMRALYFVEWLGLLLISLATIVAIGQETLLMAGRGQVLLQDILLLFIYLEILTMVGLYFTSGKLPVRYPIYIAMVAIARFIIMGMKDMTGWEIVALAAAILVLALAVLAIRYGHTRMPYNE; from the coding sequence ATGAAACGCACGCCGCAGTCACACGATAGCCTGGTCATGCGCGCTTTGTATTTTGTCGAATGGCTCGGTCTATTGCTGATATCACTGGCTACCATCGTCGCTATCGGGCAAGAGACGCTGCTCATGGCGGGACGTGGTCAGGTGCTGCTGCAGGATATTTTGTTGCTGTTTATCTATTTAGAAATTCTCACCATGGTTGGACTTTATTTCACCAGCGGCAAGCTGCCGGTGCGCTACCCGATTTATATAGCGATGGTGGCGATTGCGCGTTTCATCATCATGGGCATGAAAGACATGACAGGCTGGGAGATTGTGGCGCTGGCGGCCGCCATCCTGGTGTTGGCGCTCGCGGTGTTGGCGATCCGTTATGGACATACCCGCATGCCTTACAACGAATAG
- a CDS encoding 5-(carboxyamino)imidazole ribonucleotide synthase translates to MILPGATLGVLGGGQLGRMFAYAARVLGYHVIVLDPDPHSPAAQFADAHLCAGYDDQAALLELGKRCAAITTEFENVPARSLELLATLSTVRPAAGAVAIAQDRITEKSYLAEQGFPVTPFWVVRTEQELHEALSNIPAPAILKRSRLGYDGKGQAPVTNLEHVVTAFHMLGDEPCVLEQRVSLEKEISVIVARGADGETACFPVAENQHQNGILDVSIVPARISVALAKQAADMAIKLAERLDYCGVLAVEFFVLADDKLIINEIAPRPHNSGHATLDVCVTSQFEQQVRTLCGLPLGSTRLLSPAVMVNLLGDLWADGEPYWERLLQHKQVKLHLYGKSEPRPGRKMGHFTCLDESLEQALETAMDSKARLLSQASAQIKVNA, encoded by the coding sequence ATGATCCTGCCGGGTGCGACGCTGGGTGTCCTCGGTGGAGGACAGTTGGGCCGCATGTTTGCTTATGCCGCGCGCGTCCTGGGCTATCACGTCATCGTGCTCGATCCCGATCCACACAGTCCCGCCGCGCAGTTTGCCGACGCACACCTGTGCGCCGGTTATGATGACCAGGCGGCGTTGCTCGAACTGGGCAAGCGCTGCGCCGCAATCACCACCGAATTTGAAAACGTACCCGCTCGGAGTCTGGAGCTGCTTGCCACATTGTCCACGGTGCGGCCCGCCGCCGGCGCCGTCGCCATCGCCCAGGACCGCATTACTGAAAAATCTTATCTTGCAGAGCAGGGATTTCCAGTCACTCCCTTTTGGGTGGTTCGCACCGAACAAGAACTGCATGAAGCGCTAAGCAACATTCCAGCGCCCGCCATACTCAAGCGCAGCCGCTTGGGTTACGACGGCAAAGGGCAAGCGCCTGTCACGAATCTGGAGCACGTCGTAACCGCCTTTCACATGTTGGGCGACGAACCCTGTGTGCTGGAGCAGCGCGTTTCCCTGGAAAAAGAGATTTCGGTTATCGTAGCACGCGGCGCTGACGGCGAGACGGCGTGCTTTCCCGTTGCGGAGAATCAGCATCAAAACGGCATTTTGGATGTCAGCATCGTGCCTGCGCGCATCAGCGTGGCATTGGCGAAACAGGCTGCCGACATGGCGATCAAGCTGGCCGAGCGTTTGGACTATTGCGGCGTGCTGGCGGTGGAGTTTTTTGTGTTGGCCGATGATAAGCTCATTATCAATGAAATCGCTCCGCGCCCGCACAACAGCGGTCACGCCACACTTGACGTCTGCGTCACCAGTCAATTTGAGCAGCAGGTCAGGACGCTTTGTGGCCTCCCGTTAGGCAGTACCCGGCTACTCTCTCCGGCGGTGATGGTAAATTTACTGGGCGATCTGTGGGCGGACGGCGAGCCGTACTGGGAAAGATTATTACAGCACAAACAAGTAAAACTTCATTTGTACGGCAAGAGTGAGCCCCGTCCAGGCCGCAAGATGGGCCACTTTACCTGTCTCGATGAATCGCTGGAGCAAGCCTTGGAGACAGCCATGGATAGTAAGGCTCGATTACTGAGCCAGGCTTCTGCTCAGATAAAGGTAAACGCTTGA
- the purE gene encoding 5-(carboxyamino)imidazole ribonucleotide mutase produces the protein MGSDSDWEVMQHAARKLEEFGVPYESKVVSAHRTPDLLFRYAESVEMRGLACVIAGAGGAAHLPGMLAAKTSLPVLGVPVTSKHLQGVDSLLSIVQMPKGVPVATFAIGEAGAVNAALFAVAILARQDAVLAEKLRAFRKTQEQTVLAMTLPPHS, from the coding sequence ATGGGCAGCGACAGCGATTGGGAGGTGATGCAGCACGCCGCCCGCAAGCTGGAGGAGTTCGGCGTGCCTTATGAAAGCAAGGTCGTGTCCGCCCATCGTACCCCCGATTTATTATTTCGATACGCAGAATCCGTGGAGATGCGCGGGCTCGCGTGTGTGATTGCGGGGGCGGGCGGCGCCGCCCATCTGCCGGGTATGTTGGCTGCCAAGACCAGCTTGCCGGTGCTCGGCGTGCCGGTGACCTCCAAACATTTACAAGGGGTGGATTCACTGTTGTCCATCGTGCAAATGCCTAAAGGCGTGCCGGTGGCGACCTTCGCCATCGGTGAGGCGGGCGCAGTGAATGCCGCTTTATTTGCTGTGGCTATCCTGGCAAGGCAAGACGCCGTGCTGGCTGAAAAACTGCGCGCCTTCCGCAAGACGCAGGAGCAAACCGTGTTGGCCATGACGCTCCCGCCGCACTCATGA